The Burkholderia pyrrocinia genome has a segment encoding these proteins:
- a CDS encoding ABC transporter permease: MSTLAAGTPRDAKAWLVTPALAFIVALFIYPFAYGLVLSFQPMNGGGALANYVQFFTDTAMWPTVLVTLKLAVPATLINVGVSVPVAFALRRNSPYQKFVTTLLVIPVTLGTVLVADGMLTYFGPNGWFPQALQGLHLYTDEVRLTHNYWGVLLSLIVSGFPFAFLLMLSYISGIDPTLARAAATLGANPWQQFRQIYLPLLVPGLTMAACLSFVQAFSVFPSAVLLGAPAGPTRVISIAAAEAAFESYDYSLASAIAIVMGFVQLLVVASMLGARRFFYTGPVTGGKG; encoded by the coding sequence ATGAGCACGCTCGCGGCCGGCACGCCGCGCGACGCGAAGGCCTGGCTCGTCACGCCCGCGCTCGCGTTCATCGTCGCGCTGTTCATCTATCCGTTCGCGTACGGCCTCGTGCTGTCGTTCCAGCCGATGAACGGCGGCGGCGCGCTCGCGAACTACGTGCAGTTCTTCACCGATACCGCGATGTGGCCGACCGTGCTCGTCACGCTGAAGCTCGCGGTGCCGGCGACGCTGATCAACGTCGGCGTCTCGGTGCCCGTCGCGTTCGCGCTGCGCCGCAATTCGCCGTACCAGAAGTTCGTCACGACGCTGCTCGTGATTCCCGTCACGCTCGGCACGGTGCTCGTCGCCGACGGGATGCTCACGTACTTCGGGCCGAACGGCTGGTTCCCGCAGGCGCTGCAGGGGCTGCACCTGTACACGGACGAAGTGCGCCTCACGCACAACTACTGGGGCGTGCTGCTGTCGCTGATCGTGTCGGGCTTTCCGTTCGCGTTCCTGCTGATGCTGTCGTACATCAGCGGCATCGACCCGACGCTCGCGCGCGCGGCGGCGACGCTCGGCGCGAACCCGTGGCAGCAGTTCCGGCAGATCTACCTGCCGCTGCTCGTGCCGGGGCTCACGATGGCCGCGTGCCTGTCGTTCGTGCAGGCGTTCTCGGTGTTCCCGTCGGCCGTGCTGCTCGGCGCGCCGGCCGGGCCGACCCGCGTGATCTCGATCGCGGCGGCCGAGGCCGCGTTCGAGAGCTACGACTATTCGCTCGCGTCGGCGATCGCGATCGTGATGGGCTTCGTGCAGTTGCTGGTGGTCGCGTCGATGCTCGGCGCGCGCCGTTTCTTCTACACGGGGCCGGTGACGGGGGGCAAGGGCTGA